GAACTCTCTTTGTCATCAATGATCAACCTAGACCCGCGAACGTGCGTAAGCTAGATAAATGCGCACATAAACGCTCAGGAGGCGTGCCAATGGCACGCCCCAACCACTAGTCCAGTACAATAGTCACACATAACAGCAGACTCTGACTATTACTACTATCTCCGGTTTAGTCTACCAGAATGtcttatattttggaatgaaggTAGTAGTTGATAGGCTGCTTTCTCGGAATTCGCCCCATATCGTCTTGCTGCCCCTGTGATCAACTTCCGGAATCGGCTGCCCACCTTACCCCTTGTGTGATCATGTGTAGTAGTCAATGAAAATGCATAACACCTGCTAGTTGCagtaaaaatagaaaaaaaatgacgGAAACTTCAATACACCAGGGAAGTAGTTGTACTCTGCTGATTTGGCAAGAACATGAGCTGCACATTTACAGTATCCAACATCTGGATATCACACATTTACAGtactagtaataatgtacgtgcaatgcacgtttatattagataggatattagttgcacgttatattaggtaagatatatctgttgcaCGTTGGTATTTAGTAGTATATCAATTACTTTTTCACGGgaatggtaggatattaattacatgTCATATTTCATGGGATAGCGTTGAGTCAAAATgtgtttataaccaatggcagtggtgggtaattagagcgttaaacgtgtttggtgCTCACCATTGAAGGGATTTAAACCGTtagataacatgatttgacggtTGAGATGGTTTAGATCTgtccctttgggtctttttatattggtatagatgtgTGTACTAATGCACTACTGGTTGCACTTGCATTTATAAAGATATATTCGCAGTACTAATGCCCATATATCCAACATTTGGATTCCCACATCGATACCCATCTCAGACACTCAATGCAAGCTCGAAGGAACATCCATAAATAGCAGGCTGACGAGTTCACATCGATCCCATACCATCACATCGAAAACAAAGCAACGCGAAGCCTAATCGTGTTCGTGTTGGCCATGGGGTTCAACAGAGCACAGTTGTTTGGTGCCTTCGCCCTGGGCTTGCTCATCATGATCCACAGTAAGTTCAGAGACCAGCACCACACAACATGCCCATCCTGTTAAAAAGATCCATCCAGTCTTGTGCTAGAAACAAAAATCTAATTCTGTGCTGCAGGTGTGGAGGCGGTTAATCCCCGTGCCCGGATATGCCATTCCCCTAGCCATCTTTATAGTGGCTCATGCAACAACAGGAAATGCACGGAGACGTGCCACCACGAGCACTTCACCGGCGGCTACTGCACACGTAGAGGGGTTGTTAAAGAACTTCACTGTCAATGTACCATGAGATGCAGCAGCAAGCATAGTCCTCCACCGCCGTCGgaagtgccgccaccgccgccgtccaaAGTGCCACCACCACCAAATGTCATGCCGGCCAGAAAAATCTCTGGAGGCATGAACTACTGACTTAAAGGATCATTTTCCTGTCTCCATGGAAATGTTCAATTTGTAAGGAATAAacatgcatgattgatcgcatgaaAATAATTTGAAGTGTCGAAACGATAATAAGAAAAACCTCTTTAATTTGAGACTCTGCCTGACAGAAAATGACCCGTGCGATGCAACGGGATAAAAATTCTGTCAAAAGCTGCACAGTGCCTTGGTTCCAGAGAATTGGATCAAAGGCCTTTTAATCTTCGACGAATCTAGTATTTGAGAGAATTGATCAAAATGTAATAGCAGCAAATAGCTAGGTCCATGGTTGCAATGGTAGAAAATACTGACGTGTATATGATTTTGTGGGAGTTGTATTTTCATCAACACTTTGGTTGTAGGTACCGCACACGTCATCATACTTACTGTTATTACTACTTCCTCTATCCGTTATTTATTATTAGGTTGGGAGTAATTTAATATGCTAGTGCATAATAATCCCAAGGGCGCTACAAATATACTGTTATGCACAGCCTGTAAATCCATTTTAATTATAGTTGACACCACAATGATATCTCTTTGGCCAGTGCTAGGCGCCATCCGGATGtaggaagaaaaaaacaaaaaaacatgtcCGCATTCTGATCACTCTCCTTGTAGCTGTTAATCACTATCCACTTCATACACTTGTCGTTTCACATTTATCCTCACGCGCCTTGTCGCTGCAGCCAGCTCGCCGACACCAACGACCACTGCTGCAACCCTTGTCGTAGTCGGCTCGCCGTTATCCGCCACGGGCATGGTAATTTCTAGGGACTTGGGAGTCTAAATTTTAATTATGGCGGAATAATAATCAGTTTTATGTCAGTTTTATCTTCTCAAGAGCAAGCAAAGTATAGTTTGTACTAAACGTTTTGACATTCAGCATGTATGTACTACAGTTTCACAAGGGCCATAATACCCAATGCATTGCGTTCGATGGACTATCTTGGTCTAATCTTGTGGATGATTTGCAACCAATCCCATTTTAATTCGGTGCTTCGGTATTTTATTCGGTGGTTAAAACATTTAGTACCAGTGCATAAAACCTGAGCTTTTGTATTTTGAAGGAAAAGAAGGCTAGTGTAGTATGGGCCTGCTAATTCACACCAACCAGACGTGCAGCAAGCTTGGAACCACGCGGCGCATGAATCGGAGGATTGCGTGTGGGTAAAAAACTAAGGGATGAGGGTAGGCCTAGGCGGTGATGTGGGACCCAGTGGGGACGGGGAATGACTAGAATAGAAGATGAGCTTCAggtgaaaaaatagaaaaaatgatcTGAGCCGTCAGCATTGAGATGGATGGTACAGATTTTGGTGGTGGGATCTTTGCGCACAGTTAGCAAAAAGGACCCTCTATTCTTGTTAATTTTCTCCCGACATCCTCCTCCAAACGCGACCACGAGTCACCCTCCCCCTCGCCCATCTCCCTCCCGCTTGTGGACAGTAGCGGCGGCCGAGATCCGCAtcctccccatctccggcaactacAGTAGCTCGCCTAAGGCAAGCAGATGGTGGGTTACTCACCCCCTTCCCCTCTCAGGCCCTTGGAGCGGCTTGTCGGCGTGATCCGTGCCTCTGCCCCCTCTCAAGATCCTAGACCGCCGGCGGCAAGCCGGTGGTGGGCTCCTCCTTCGCTTCTCACGCCCATGATCAAGGTATACTCCGATGCTCCCACTTCCTCCTCTCTCACCTAGATTTTTGTGTGTACATTCGTCAAAGATCTGCTAGGGTAGTTGAGGGATCTACAGGAAGGTTGGGCCTTAATGAGGCGACTTATGAAGACATTAAATCAGAGCAATTGTACACAGGGCACCAATGTGTACCGTCCGAAATCACTGAAATAACAATGGGATTACGCAGTGACGGCCATTACATGCAATATTATGGTTATATATGGGCATGTGAGTGCTTTGGATGACTCGTGCTATGTACAAAGTTCCTAGATTAATACGAGAACTAATTAAATCTGAACCTGAAGTCAAATTGATGCCATGTTTTAGCTTGTAGATCGTTAATCTGTTGATGCTTTGGTTACATCGATTCTCAGACATGCTAAGGGTGTGTTATTTCTGTTATAAAGTAGTGCATCGCAAGGTGTTTCACTGGTATAGTGGGGAGAGTGAACCCTTCACTTATTTAGTGCATACAAGACGCATGATTAGTTAGTGTAATGTGATAAGGGGAGatctcctaatttttttttgtttcagTTGATGGCTATAAAGCTTCTTGTCCACAAACAGgagattcagctaattttgaaccaaagattcagaaATTTGGTTGAATACATATAAGGGGGGAGCACGACAGGTATGGCCTGAGAAGTTATTTCACTTGGTCCTGGGATTCTTGCGCATTCCTGAAAATAGCAAATAATATGCATCGCAACATATTTCCAAAGTTGAATTAGAAAATATTTGCTTCATTTCTGCTTTGCATAGCTGCTTTCTTTACATGCTGAATCAAGTTGTGGCCCTAGTCTTAAAATGGCATGAATGTTTGAGACTAAGATCTATGCCAATTTCGGCACTATCAAAAGTTGCCAATATTTGGAAAATTGTAGAGAGGGGCTCACGCTTGGTGTTCAACCAATCAAGTCCCAAGTTTTGGTCTCATGCCAAATTTTGGCCCCAATCCAGTCCTGAAATGTTTGTATTTTTgtagtattctgttttaattgctcATTGCTAGTATTCTGCTGTAAATGCCATTCTATACACAGGACACATGAATACTAAATGAGTGCAGCATTGTTCTTTTACATTCTTCTCTCTAGTAGTGGTGCTCGTTGAAGTCTTTCGCCTTGCATACTGGAATCCAAGTCGAATGAAAAGCATGGTGAATTAAGGGAGCAAAGAGCAGCATCAATGCTACACTTTGAAGCTGAATCATGGTCAAAGCCTCAAAGGTAGGTTTCTCTGTCACCGGAAATAATTTTTCATCTCAGTTCTTTTCTACGACTATTTGCAGGCTAAGTTGTGTTATAAATCTGTATTTTTTATGCTTGTGTACACTCTGAGTGTGCCCACCAGTCTTTTTTATATGTAAGCTCTGAGTGTACCTTACAGACTTTTAGTCCATGAAAGAACACAATTATTTCCAGTTTCTCGCCTTGTGATGTAAACTATAAAATTGTCCATGTATTTGTAGATGGGTGATGCTCTGACACCAGAAGCATCTCGAGTACATATGGACAGAAGAAGTGTACAACTGCAAGGGCGAAACTCATTTGCGTGTGAGATAATTTTAATTCCTTTGTTGAATGTACACCAACACAGACTTGTGCTGAACTGAATCATATTCGTTTGGTGTTATCTCTCCCTGCAAATGAAGCTTGACGAGCGACAAGCATTTGAACCGGAGGCAAACGTCAACTGAACAATATTATGTCATGTACAATCAAGATAGCAAATGCTCGCTGAGCGGTTGATCATTTTAGTACTTAATATTCAGTTTTGCTGGTCATGTAATAAAAATAATCATGTCATGTTATGGATCACTTCATTGCATGTATGTGGATCAAAGTCGACCCAGAAATGGAATACCTTGCTCACAAACATTTTCACCAGCCTATTCAGATGTGGGTGTGTATTGCGAGATAAGCTTAATGTTAACTTCAATTTTATGTTGCATAATTCATATAAAATAGTAGTTCTGTTTTGGATAATCCAGTTTGACATATACATTTAGTTGTGCGTCAAGGGGATGACTTAATTTTCACATATAATCAAATATTGACATGCTTGAAAGAGTTCTCATCAACATTCTGCCGATTTGGAAATAAATGAGAGGCATGAGGTTGTTACTATAAAAGTGATGTTTTATATCTATCCATTTCTAGGGGGTGATTCGTGAAATGTACACTTAAGTGGGAGCagtcccctccaccataatctgtGCCATTCATCTCCCATCCAATGGCCCAGATTTTACTTTTCTATTCTTTCACATGAAGCTCAGATTCTATACTAGTTGCTCCCTCCTGAAAGGGTGAGGCCCATTGATTCCTTCTTTGACCAACTCTTTCAATGCTGCTTGTTGCCGTCAACTCGTGAACATATTTAAACTGGTGAGATTGAGTACAGGAAGACGATGTGGGACTATCTATTAACCAGAACCTTCTCCCTTTTCACAAACACCGGCATAAATTGCAGCGGACAGAGAAGAAACATAGTCGGGCCGAATTCTGCAGAACTGGCCTACACAGGGAGCATGCGAGGGATAGCAAAATGTGCATTAGGCAAGGATTAACGGGCAGTGCTCACATTGGGCCAATGGGCCAAACGGCTGTGGATCTGGGTGTTCACGCGGATACAGCTGGGCCAGGGCGCCTGGGGCAGGCCCATGCGCACGAAGCACGGGGCGGCTGGCGAGCCAGTGGCTCGTTCCCGAGCGAAACGACAGCAGGCGGCGGCGCGATGATTATGCACACGAATTGATTCcccgaattagtaccacctcgtataTATGTTTTAAATTCGAATTAAAAGCGTAAAATCATGGAAAAAAGTGTATTGTGACGACGAACCTGACAAAgttaatccgtgctttattattagagaAAAATATCAAATATACATAACCACGGCAAATTAAAGTGACCCAATATTTGTCTTCAAGGCGATTGAGCATTGAGCTCGACTTGACACCGACTTGAAAAGAAATAATGTAATTATGAATACGTTTTATAGCTCAGTCAAAAGAGGAGGTAAGAATTCTAAAAAAAAAGATAAGAGGGACCATGTTAAAATTATTCACCTCAATATAGTTCAATTGAACATAGTTAGCATGTTAGttgcaaaaagagaaaagaaactaCAATGAAAGAAAATCATATTTCAACCCCAAACTCTAGGGCCAGTTTCATTTGACGCAAACTACAAAACCGGTTAAGGGGAACTACTAGTTGACGAGCGCTCCTTCAGGAGCATCGCAACGATCACTTGCGGGTGGGCTGAGAGTGCATCACTTGTCGGGCTCTtggccgccgccacgtgtcacgcTATGGGCGCTCTCtttggaattttttttattttccgcaCGTGTTTTCGGCTTTTTATCTAGTTTTTTCCTCTTATTTTTCAACTTTACGGGTTTTCACCGGTCTTTCTTTGCTTTTGGACAAAAAAATTTgcacgaaaaaatgcgtttttttgcttccgcgagaggcacgattttgctttgcctctcggaaatgaaaagaaaatttgtttttttcttccgtgagaggcacgattttgctttcgtgagaggcacggctgtgcctctcggaaacggaaaaaataacacgttttctgttttttttcttctacGAGAGACAcgattttgcttccacgagagccacggttgtgctttcgcgagaggcatggccgCGCCTCTTAGAAACGAAAAAAAACGCATtttatgttttttcctttctgCGAGAGGCATGATTTTGCTCACGCAAGAGACACGGTCGtgtctctcggaaacggaaaaaggatgatttctgtttttttccttctatGAGAGACACGGTTTTTCTCGCGTCAGAGGCATGATtgtgctttcgcaagaggcacattcgtgcctctttcgaaaaggtaAAAAACCGTGCTCCTGGTCtgttttttcgtctggtttttttcgtGTGATTTTTTttccgtcaaaacctatcaacataggATCTAATTTTGAACATCTCGACGCAAGGAATCCAACGATGAAAACAGTTCGAGATTTGGATACACGGTTTAGGAGATAAAACGTTTGAAATAAGCAAACCTACGAAAAAAGAAGACTCCTAGATTGCGACAAATGACACACATACATTATCACTTGTCGCAATCCGAGGAGGTGAAAATAATCTTTACAAAGAGTACTTCTCAATTATTGATTTCACTGGTTAAGACACAACCCCGTAGAAGTGTAGCACACTGTAGCATGGTAGCAGCCCAATTAGCATTGTTAGCCCAGGTAGCAACCAAATCGGTTTCTTCTTTGTTTTCCGCTGGGTTGTACGCAAATAGACTGTCGAAGTGACATACACCATATAAACGCATACCGGAGCATATATAATAAAAGTTTTCTGCAAGAAATATTGAGTATGCATTAGATACCATGGCATTAAGCCGAAATCACTAGTTAAAAATCACTCTTTGCAAAGGTCACCCTCACCTCCCTAGGTTGTCACAAGTGTCGCACTGCGCCACTTGCCGCAACCTTGGAGGCTTTCTTTTAGATTTGCTTATTCAAAatgtttatctcttaaaccgtgcgtccaaatcttgaaccgtttcactgttggatttctcgcgtcgggatcttcaaaattagatctcATGTTGATTGGTTTGGACGAACTTTTGTTCATGAAAAATGGGTAGAAAAAACCCGAATTGGAAATACATTTTtccttttccgagaggcacgaccatgcccCTCACGGAAGCAAATCAATAACTCCACAAGAAGTAAATCCGTGTATTTTGTGATAGGAAAAAAAATCCGTGCCTCAACGAGAAGTAAgtatgtgcctctcgcgaaaggaaaaaaaagaaaccaTGTCTTTCCCCCATTcctagaggcacggccgtgcctcttgctcAAGCAAATTCGTGTCTCTACAAAAAGTAAATCCATACCTGTTATGgtacaaaaaaaaagaaagaaaaatgtgttttccCCTTTTGCAAGGGGTACtgttgtgcctctcgcggaaaaaaAATACGTTTTGTTCCttttcaagaggcacggccgtgcctctcgtgaaatcaAATCCGTGTCTTTTGTATTAGAAAAAAAttgtgagaggcacggccgtgcctctcacggaaacgAATCCAagcctccacgagaagtaaattcTTGCCTCTCCCGAAAAAAAAAAGAATACGTGTTTTTCGTGTCAATTTTTTTATGGTCCAAAACCTAAAAAAGGCGGGAAAACCAAAAAGCCGTAAAACCGAAAAAAAATCATCTAAAAGTCAAAAATGcgtgcagaaaaataaaaaaaatccgaaGAAAACACCCTGAGCATGACACGTGGCGGCAG
The Triticum dicoccoides isolate Atlit2015 ecotype Zavitan chromosome 3A, WEW_v2.0, whole genome shotgun sequence genome window above contains:
- the LOC119273000 gene encoding defensin-like protein, with the translated sequence MGFNRAQLFGAFALGLLIMIHSVEAVNPRARICHSPSHLYSGSCNNRKCTETCHHEHFTGGYCTRRGVVKELHCQCTMRCSSKHSPPPPSEVPPPPPSKVPPPPNVMPARKISGGMNY